From Thermodesulfobacteriota bacterium, a single genomic window includes:
- a CDS encoding PilZ domain-containing protein, protein MSTEYYKTRPVQVETTVKQPTGLRRSNRFQVTNASIKLRKSGMLQYLLNSNNHASLVNLSISGIQLMITQALKAEDNYQINLYTPAFINPVIMKAKVVWCRPYKKFFDKTYYRAGFQFVKISQEVTCELKRLEDIATKRVSRPKLQAV, encoded by the coding sequence ATGTCAACGGAATATTACAAAACACGACCGGTGCAGGTCGAAACTACCGTAAAACAGCCGACGGGATTGCGTAGAAGCAACCGTTTTCAGGTTACCAACGCCAGCATCAAGCTGCGCAAATCAGGCATGCTGCAGTATCTTTTGAATTCCAACAACCATGCCTCCCTGGTCAACTTGAGCATCAGCGGTATCCAGTTGATGATTACTCAGGCATTAAAGGCGGAGGACAACTACCAGATAAATCTGTATACCCCTGCTTTCATCAACCCGGTTATCATGAAAGCCAAAGTCGTCTGGTGCCGGCCCTACAAGAAGTTTTTCGACAAAACCTATTACCGGGCCGGGTTTCAATTCGTCAAGATCAGTCAGGAGGTAACCTGCGAATTGAAACGGTTGGAGGATATCGCTACCAAGCGCGTGTCAAGGCCGAAACTGCAAGCGGTCTGA
- a CDS encoding DUF2760 domain-containing protein, which produces MKKSVSVSARLAMWTGLFAVLLLCVTEVLCFLLIPDGSPAWPGSLIPAGLAKPVLMAAVAVLIILWSLMLWLGLRRACPKEQEIEAAAAGQEKPGPREPSPNEKKQRLHHDQRLYLHLLSVLQTEGRLLDFLNEDLEQYEDGQIGAAARGIHAHCKAALARYVTLQPLSSQGEGETVSVPAGFDPGAYRLSGNVTGDPPFSGKLLHRGWRAGKLDLPGFSFSGDPEIIAPMEIGVE; this is translated from the coding sequence ATGAAAAAATCTGTCTCCGTAAGCGCCCGTCTTGCAATGTGGACAGGCCTGTTTGCAGTGCTGCTCCTCTGTGTGACGGAAGTCCTGTGCTTTTTACTGATACCGGACGGATCACCTGCCTGGCCGGGCAGCCTGATTCCCGCCGGTCTGGCAAAACCCGTTCTGATGGCCGCCGTGGCCGTCCTGATCATACTCTGGAGCCTGATGCTGTGGCTGGGCCTGCGGCGGGCGTGCCCCAAAGAGCAGGAGATAGAAGCCGCTGCCGCCGGTCAGGAGAAACCCGGGCCTCGGGAGCCATCGCCAAATGAGAAGAAGCAGCGCCTGCACCACGACCAGAGGCTTTACCTTCATCTGCTCTCCGTGCTGCAGACCGAGGGGCGTCTGCTGGATTTTCTGAACGAAGACCTGGAACAGTACGAAGACGGCCAGATCGGAGCGGCGGCCCGGGGTATTCATGCGCATTGCAAGGCGGCCCTGGCCCGGTATGTCACCCTGCAGCCTTTATCCAGCCAGGGTGAGGGGGAGACAGTATCGGTACCGGCTGGTTTTGATCCCGGCGCCTACCGCTTAAGCGGAAATGTTACGGGGGACCCGCCTTTTTCGGGGAAGCTGCTTCACAGAGGCTGGAGGGCCGGTAAGCTGGATCTGCCCGGTTTTTCCTTTTCCGGAGACCCGGAGATCATCGCCCCCATGGAAATTGGCGTGGAATAA
- a CDS encoding ABC transporter substrate-binding protein — MKKRYGAVAVVLIAMVFVILSYSAQAGDRTAEVVTLLKTRTDAILAILEQTGLAETDKRKQIMDVVNPVINFPLMAKLSLGKENWARLSPEERDRFVDLFVTRLKNSYLDKTSLYSDLTITYEAATEEGDKVFVPTLLKTKNDVIKVVYRFYSAEGRWQVYDVEIEGVSFIKSYRSQFDEILAKGSVADLFVELNKKETPVPARPEAGGQSQAAGQQ, encoded by the coding sequence ATGAAGAAGCGATATGGTGCCGTCGCGGTCGTCTTGATAGCGATGGTGTTCGTCATCCTGTCTTACTCGGCCCAGGCCGGAGACCGTACCGCCGAAGTCGTCACCCTGCTGAAAACCAGAACCGACGCCATTCTGGCCATTCTGGAACAGACAGGCCTGGCGGAAACGGACAAGAGAAAACAGATCATGGATGTCGTCAACCCGGTCATTAATTTCCCGCTCATGGCCAAACTTTCCCTGGGCAAGGAAAACTGGGCCCGATTGTCGCCGGAAGAACGGGACCGGTTTGTGGACCTGTTTGTGACGCGCCTCAAAAATTCATATCTGGATAAGACATCGCTTTATTCCGATTTGACCATAACCTATGAAGCAGCTACGGAAGAAGGCGACAAGGTGTTTGTGCCCACCCTTTTGAAAACCAAAAATGATGTGATCAAAGTGGTGTACCGGTTTTATTCCGCCGAAGGCCGGTGGCAGGTCTACGATGTGGAAATCGAAGGCGTCAGTTTTATTAAAAGCTACCGCTCCCAGTTTGACGAGATCCTCGCCAAGGGGAGTGTCGCCGATCTTTTTGTTGAACTGAATAAGAAGGAAACACCCGTCCCCGCCAGACCGGAAGCCGGTGGTCAGTCTCAAGCGGCTGGCCAGCAGTAA
- a CDS encoding VacJ family lipoprotein produces the protein MAIVLAGMSPFSTVAADTPGMAAGFSSNLTVADDQGQTTAAAVDDGSDFAESAGDDEFSDFDEFEKAVGEEVFDPLAGYNRVMTTVNDRLYYWVLKPIARGYKFVLPEPIRVSIGRFFVNLGFPVRLVNNLLQFKLQRAGAETARFVVNTTAGIAGFWDPASNWMDLPVYDEDFGQTLGNFGMGGGFHVVLPLFGPSNVRDACGKVADWFLNPVHYIEDSEARAAITTVNMVNGTSLRIGQYEALTQDSLDLYILLRDSYESNRNKNIRE, from the coding sequence ATGGCGATAGTACTTGCGGGCATGAGCCCGTTTTCGACGGTCGCGGCCGATACCCCCGGAATGGCCGCCGGGTTCTCTTCGAATCTGACAGTGGCGGATGATCAGGGACAGACCACCGCCGCGGCGGTCGATGACGGAAGCGACTTTGCCGAAAGCGCCGGAGATGATGAATTCAGCGACTTTGACGAATTTGAAAAAGCCGTCGGGGAAGAGGTCTTTGATCCTTTGGCCGGATATAACCGGGTCATGACCACGGTCAATGACCGGCTTTATTACTGGGTGCTAAAACCGATAGCCCGCGGATACAAATTCGTGCTGCCGGAACCAATCCGGGTGAGCATCGGCCGGTTTTTTGTCAACCTGGGATTTCCGGTCAGGCTGGTCAATAACCTGCTTCAGTTTAAATTGCAAAGAGCCGGAGCGGAGACCGCGCGGTTTGTTGTGAATACCACGGCGGGGATCGCCGGGTTTTGGGATCCCGCCTCCAATTGGATGGATCTGCCTGTTTATGATGAGGATTTCGGGCAGACCCTGGGCAATTTCGGTATGGGCGGCGGATTTCATGTCGTCCTGCCCCTGTTCGGCCCCTCCAATGTCCGGGACGCCTGCGGCAAAGTCGCCGACTGGTTCCTGAACCCGGTTCATTATATTGAAGATTCCGAAGCAAGAGCGGCGATAACCACGGTGAATATGGTCAACGGGACCTCTCTCCGGATCGGCCAATACGAGGCCTTGACCCAGGACTCCCTGGATCTATATATTCTTCTTCGGGATTCCTATGAGAGCAACAGGAACAAAAATATCAGGGAGTAG
- the nifJ gene encoding pyruvate:ferredoxin (flavodoxin) oxidoreductase yields MATMQTIDGNTAAAYVAYAMSDVATLYPITPSSPIGETADEWAAKGKKNIFGQAMLVRQLQSEAGAAAAAHGSLAGGSLTATFTASQGLLLMIPNMYKMSGELLPGVIHVTARAVAGHALSIFGDHQDVMAVRQTGFCMIASASVQEVMDLGLVTHLSAIEASLPFVHFFDGFRTSHEIQKIATIDYNDMAKLVNQEAVKSFRARGASPERPELRGTAQNPDIYFQNMEASNLYYEKVPAIVAKYMKKVSDLTGRKYNLFDYVGAPDAERIIISMASSCETIEEAINYMTARGEKVGLVKVRLFRPFSAAHLLAAIPATAKIITVLDRTKERGAMGDPLFEDVCTVYLERRETPTILNGRYGLSSKEFTPSMVKAVYDNMKAAAPKNHFTVGINDDVSHTSLPVTETIDTAPAGTVQCKFWGLGADGTVGANKSAIKIIGDNTDMYAQAYFAYDSKKSGGVTMSHLRFGKKPIQSTYLIDAADYIACHKDSYVNVYDLLEGIKEGGTFLLNTNWTLAQMEEKLPASMRRTIAAKKLKFYTIDAVKIAEELGLGGRINMIMQTVFFKLANVIPVEDAIAHLKDEIKKMFGKKGDNIVAMNCGAVDQSLANLVEIAYPASWATATDAGDAGAGLPDFVKNVMMPMLAQQGDKLPVSAFRPDGIFPTGTTKYEKRGIAIKVPQWVPENCIQCNQCSMVCPHAAIRPVLLTEDEKKGAPESFVTIPAQGKELKDHHFRIQVYTQDCLGCGNCADICPAKKPALVMQPLETQLDPQVANHKFSETVSIKDQLLKRDSIKGSQFCQPLLEFSGACAGCGETPYAKLVTQLFGERMIIGNATGCTSIWGGSAPAIPYCTNKDGFGPTWGNSLFEDPAEFTYGMLLADKQQRARLADLMNQAMAADIDAAVKEAMTGWLEKRNDASGSREYGDKLKALLPKFANDPLLAEINAMSRLFTKKSYWVFLGDGAAYDIAFGGVDHVLASGEDINVIVYDTEVYSNTGGQSSKATPTGSIAKFAASGKKTAKKDMGGMFMTYGYVYVASVAMGANKQQLMKALTEAESYPGPSLILCYAPCINHGIKKGMGKSQEEMKLAVQSGYWPLYRFNPLLKEEGKNPFTLESKEPDGTLQEFLAGEVRYAALQKSFPEESKRLTVQLEKEYRERYQRLKAMAGGGEAGKAE; encoded by the coding sequence ATGGCAACGATGCAAACGATTGACGGCAATACGGCTGCCGCTTATGTGGCTTACGCCATGAGCGATGTAGCGACACTGTATCCCATTACGCCTTCTTCACCCATCGGTGAAACCGCGGATGAATGGGCCGCCAAAGGCAAAAAGAATATTTTCGGTCAGGCCATGCTGGTTCGTCAGCTTCAATCCGAAGCCGGCGCCGCCGCCGCGGCCCACGGTTCCCTTGCCGGAGGCTCCCTGACCGCCACCTTTACCGCCTCTCAGGGGTTGCTGCTCATGATCCCCAACATGTATAAAATGTCCGGCGAGCTGCTGCCCGGCGTTATTCATGTCACGGCCCGCGCCGTGGCCGGCCACGCCCTGTCCATTTTCGGGGACCATCAGGATGTCATGGCCGTCCGTCAGACCGGCTTCTGCATGATCGCTTCGGCGTCGGTTCAGGAGGTCATGGACCTGGGTCTGGTCACCCACCTGTCGGCCATTGAAGCCAGTCTGCCCTTTGTTCATTTCTTTGACGGATTCCGCACCTCCCATGAAATTCAGAAAATCGCCACTATTGACTATAACGACATGGCCAAACTGGTCAATCAGGAAGCAGTGAAGTCTTTCCGCGCCCGGGGCGCCAGCCCGGAACGGCCGGAACTGCGGGGAACGGCCCAGAATCCGGACATTTATTTCCAGAACATGGAGGCCTCCAACCTTTACTACGAAAAAGTGCCGGCCATTGTAGCCAAATACATGAAGAAGGTCAGCGACCTGACCGGACGAAAATACAATCTGTTTGATTACGTGGGCGCGCCGGATGCCGAACGGATCATCATTTCCATGGCATCCTCCTGCGAAACTATCGAGGAAGCCATCAACTATATGACCGCCCGGGGCGAAAAGGTCGGGCTGGTCAAGGTCCGGCTCTTCCGGCCTTTTTCCGCTGCTCATCTGCTGGCCGCTATTCCTGCCACGGCCAAAATCATTACCGTGCTTGACCGGACCAAGGAGCGCGGGGCCATGGGTGATCCCCTCTTCGAGGATGTCTGCACCGTTTACCTGGAACGTCGCGAAACCCCGACCATTCTCAACGGACGCTATGGGTTGAGCTCCAAGGAGTTCACCCCCAGCATGGTCAAGGCCGTTTATGACAACATGAAGGCCGCTGCCCCGAAAAATCATTTTACCGTTGGCATTAACGATGATGTCTCGCATACCTCCCTGCCCGTGACCGAAACCATTGATACGGCGCCGGCCGGAACGGTGCAATGCAAGTTCTGGGGACTGGGCGCGGACGGCACTGTCGGCGCCAACAAGAGCGCCATCAAGATTATCGGCGACAATACCGACATGTATGCCCAGGCCTATTTCGCCTATGATTCCAAAAAATCCGGCGGGGTGACCATGTCTCACCTGCGTTTCGGCAAGAAACCGATTCAGTCCACCTACCTGATCGATGCCGCCGATTATATCGCCTGCCACAAGGACAGTTATGTCAATGTCTATGATTTGCTGGAGGGGATCAAGGAAGGCGGCACTTTTCTGCTGAATACCAACTGGACCCTGGCGCAGATGGAGGAAAAACTTCCCGCATCCATGCGGCGAACCATTGCCGCCAAAAAACTCAAATTCTATACCATTGACGCCGTGAAGATCGCCGAAGAACTCGGGTTGGGCGGCCGCATCAACATGATCATGCAGACCGTTTTCTTCAAGTTGGCCAACGTCATTCCGGTGGAGGACGCCATTGCTCATCTCAAGGATGAAATTAAAAAGATGTTCGGAAAGAAAGGCGACAATATCGTGGCCATGAACTGCGGGGCCGTGGACCAGAGCCTGGCCAATCTGGTCGAAATCGCCTATCCGGCCTCCTGGGCGACGGCCACGGACGCAGGTGACGCCGGCGCCGGCTTGCCCGATTTCGTGAAGAACGTGATGATGCCCATGCTGGCTCAGCAGGGCGACAAGCTGCCGGTGAGCGCTTTCCGGCCGGACGGCATTTTCCCGACGGGCACGACGAAATATGAAAAACGCGGCATCGCCATCAAGGTTCCGCAGTGGGTTCCGGAAAACTGCATCCAGTGCAACCAGTGTTCCATGGTCTGCCCGCACGCGGCTATCCGGCCGGTCCTGCTGACGGAAGACGAAAAGAAGGGCGCCCCGGAATCCTTTGTCACGATTCCGGCACAGGGCAAGGAACTCAAAGACCATCATTTCCGGATCCAGGTCTATACACAGGACTGTCTGGGTTGCGGCAATTGCGCCGATATCTGCCCGGCCAAAAAGCCCGCCCTGGTCATGCAGCCCCTGGAAACCCAGCTTGACCCGCAGGTGGCCAACCATAAGTTCTCGGAAACCGTATCCATCAAAGACCAGTTGCTCAAACGCGACTCCATCAAGGGCAGCCAGTTCTGCCAGCCCCTGCTGGAGTTCTCCGGTGCCTGCGCCGGTTGCGGGGAAACGCCTTATGCCAAACTGGTGACCCAGCTCTTTGGGGAACGCATGATCATCGGAAACGCCACCGGCTGTACCTCCATCTGGGGCGGTTCGGCTCCGGCCATTCCTTACTGTACCAACAAAGACGGCTTCGGTCCCACCTGGGGCAACTCCCTGTTCGAGGACCCTGCCGAATTCACCTACGGCATGCTCCTGGCCGACAAGCAGCAGCGCGCCCGTCTGGCGGACCTGATGAACCAGGCCATGGCAGCGGATATCGACGCCGCCGTCAAAGAGGCCATGACCGGGTGGCTGGAAAAGAGGAATGACGCCTCCGGTTCACGGGAATACGGCGACAAGCTGAAAGCGTTGCTGCCGAAATTCGCTAACGATCCGCTGCTGGCGGAGATCAATGCCATGTCCAGGCTGTTTACCAAGAAATCCTACTGGGTTTTTCTGGGCGACGGCGCGGCTTATGACATCGCCTTTGGCGGCGTGGATCATGTCCTGGCCTCGGGCGAGGATATCAACGTCATTGTGTACGACACCGAGGTGTATTCCAATACCGGCGGCCAGTCCTCCAAGGCCACGCCCACCGGCTCCATCGCCAAGTTCGCCGCCTCGGGCAAAAAGACCGCCAAGAAGGACATGGGCGGCATGTTCATGACCTACGGTTACGTCTATGTAGCCAGCGTGGCCATGGGCGCCAACAAGCAGCAGCTGATGAAGGCCCTGACCGAGGCGGAGTCCTATCCCGGACCGTCGCTGATCCTGTGCTACGCGCCCTGCATCAACCACGGCATCAAAAAAGGCATGGGCAAGAGCCAGGAGGAGATGAAACTGGCCGTGCAGAGCGGGTACTGGCCGCTGTACCGGTTTAATCCCCTGCTGAAAGAAGAGGGGAAAAATCCCTTTACGCTGGAATCCAAGGAACCGGACGGAACCCTCCAGGAGTTTCTGGCCGGCGAAGTGCGTTACGCCGCCCTGCAGAAGTCCTTCCCGGAAGAGTCCAAACGGCTTACGGTTCAGCTGGAAAAGGAATACCGGGAACGGTACCAGCGACTCAAAGCCATGGCCGGCGGCGGGGAAGCCGGGAAGGCGGAATAA
- a CDS encoding (Fe-S)-binding protein — MQPLDLRKTLNWDACVECGECLVNCRYIDFTRDEAVREIKKVNRGDTSGILEKCVSCYACDAFCPNDAHPYERIISGWDERNKQQGLPMRAAYLMPGRRPNFREDIPFYASEKEILNKWNQPDPPAQTVLYPGCNLLAMPFLATGKIFDLLPVWGNFDLCCGEMFFRTGNLDKTREIAKKLTEFYRDKPVREMVFICPACFNMFTNVLPKQFGAEFDFKTTFLTDWLTAALADGRLSITRPLTGSVVMHDSCHARVLGGAFMESQRAILKRLGLTVHETPQNRQHGLCCGMAAGANRFSVVDLVKNALRQLLTLDRAEGDAAAIYCTGCLLMLSCVRPLAPFGKPLVHPLEYIRRAMGESVPRRNIPRALSITAGILSHSLPWYFSRKTFRP, encoded by the coding sequence ATGCAACCGTTGGATCTACGAAAAACCCTCAACTGGGACGCCTGCGTCGAATGCGGGGAGTGTCTGGTCAATTGCCGGTATATTGACTTTACTCGGGACGAGGCCGTCCGGGAAATCAAAAAGGTCAACCGGGGGGACACCTCCGGCATTCTGGAAAAATGCGTCAGCTGCTACGCCTGCGATGCCTTCTGCCCCAACGACGCCCACCCTTACGAACGGATCATCTCCGGCTGGGACGAACGCAACAAGCAGCAGGGACTGCCCATGCGGGCCGCTTACCTGATGCCCGGCCGCCGACCCAATTTCCGGGAGGACATCCCTTTTTACGCCAGCGAAAAAGAAATCCTCAACAAATGGAACCAACCCGATCCCCCGGCCCAAACCGTTCTTTACCCCGGCTGCAACCTCCTGGCCATGCCTTTTCTGGCGACGGGGAAAATCTTCGACCTGCTGCCGGTCTGGGGAAACTTCGATCTGTGCTGCGGTGAGATGTTCTTCCGCACCGGCAATCTGGACAAAACGCGAGAGATCGCGAAAAAACTGACGGAATTTTACCGGGACAAGCCGGTCCGGGAAATGGTTTTCATCTGCCCGGCCTGCTTCAACATGTTTACCAATGTTCTGCCGAAGCAGTTCGGGGCTGAGTTCGACTTCAAGACCACTTTTCTGACCGACTGGCTGACGGCGGCGCTGGCTGACGGCCGCCTGTCTATCACCCGGCCCCTGACCGGCAGCGTGGTCATGCACGACTCCTGTCATGCCCGGGTTTTAGGCGGCGCATTCATGGAGTCCCAGCGTGCCATCTTAAAGCGCCTGGGGCTGACCGTTCATGAAACACCGCAAAACAGACAGCACGGGCTGTGCTGCGGCATGGCCGCCGGCGCCAACAGGTTTTCCGTGGTCGATCTGGTCAAAAACGCCCTGCGACAGTTGCTGACCCTGGACCGGGCCGAGGGAGATGCCGCCGCCATTTACTGCACCGGCTGTCTGCTCATGCTAAGCTGCGTCCGGCCATTGGCTCCCTTCGGCAAACCGCTGGTTCACCCGCTGGAATACATCCGCCGGGCCATGGGCGAATCTGTTCCCCGGCGAAACATTCCCCGGGCCCTGTCCATCACCGCCGGGATTCTCTCCCACAGCCTGCCATGGTATTTCAGCCGGAAAACATTCCGTCCTTAG
- a CDS encoding universal stress protein, with translation MITKFKKILFPTDLSEHARYSFQYASSVAAFCNAGIVILHVMGDDPPQNTRNMLSVFLGSEKMRELDEQHDEHAQSARDILIGKRREADIVRDTLGGGIEDVKRQLQQHDIPADEIIVKKGDPVGEIFAAVKKYDCDLIVMGHGKYNVLAEAVMGSTTKSVLKKSRIPVLVIPTPKK, from the coding sequence GTGATCACGAAATTTAAAAAGATCCTTTTCCCCACCGATCTTTCCGAGCATGCCCGTTATTCCTTTCAATACGCGTCCAGCGTCGCCGCTTTTTGCAACGCGGGCATTGTCATTCTTCATGTCATGGGGGACGATCCGCCCCAGAACACGAGAAACATGCTGTCCGTATTTCTCGGCAGCGAAAAAATGAGGGAGCTTGATGAACAGCATGACGAACATGCCCAGAGCGCCCGGGATATTCTTATCGGCAAACGCCGGGAAGCGGATATCGTCCGGGACACCCTGGGGGGAGGCATCGAGGACGTCAAGCGGCAACTCCAGCAGCATGACATCCCGGCGGATGAAATCATCGTCAAAAAAGGCGACCCGGTTGGAGAAATTTTCGCGGCGGTAAAAAAATACGACTGTGACCTGATCGTCATGGGCCACGGCAAATATAATGTCTTGGCGGAGGCGGTCATGGGTTCCACGACCAAAAGCGTTTTAAAGAAAAGCCGGATCCCGGTTCTGGTGATTCCCACACCCAAGAAATAA
- the dctP gene encoding TRAP transporter substrate-binding protein DctP codes for MIIALAASAFGADLSKEDARGVLNESIKALLTGEEFSPALKQKQVTLKEMVNKGAITKEELKDASTQKALLSILNSIRTSRYILQEVPKRVEALLAPHMNWEEVREMVWKAGASVIPDGEKMTITIATLAPTGTPWLNLPEKVLIPQIDRLSGGKVVMKIYSGGVMGEDTDILRKMDIGQIDSCGCTALGILAASPETSVLLLPGLFNNYDEVDYITKKFRKELDSACEKRGYILSSLIDTGNFYLFSKNKISSLADIKKQKVLTWFGTMETTFLGELGIDATPVAVPEIVSAMSTGLADTNLAPAAWMLGMQAYQYVNYYVKQPLLYSPGAALVSINTKDRLRKQFNVSETFALNIQEMLVYEVNTLEDEWRKQSRAYEEKSLAAFEQKCNIKPVTLSPEDMETIRKAGIKTREKLAGQAFSKELMDQVLKALEEYRAHKK; via the coding sequence ATGATAATCGCTCTCGCAGCAAGTGCTTTCGGTGCGGATCTTTCCAAGGAAGATGCCCGGGGGGTCTTAAATGAAAGCATCAAAGCGCTGCTCACCGGCGAGGAGTTCAGCCCGGCCCTGAAACAGAAGCAGGTAACGCTGAAAGAGATGGTGAACAAAGGCGCCATAACCAAGGAGGAGTTGAAAGACGCTTCCACACAAAAAGCCCTCCTTTCCATCCTGAATAGTATCAGGACTTCACGGTATATTTTACAGGAAGTCCCCAAACGCGTGGAAGCACTGCTTGCTCCCCACATGAACTGGGAAGAGGTCAGGGAAATGGTCTGGAAGGCGGGCGCCTCGGTCATTCCCGACGGCGAGAAAATGACGATAACCATTGCCACCCTGGCTCCGACCGGCACGCCCTGGCTGAATCTGCCGGAAAAAGTTCTCATCCCCCAGATCGACAGGCTGAGCGGGGGCAAGGTGGTAATGAAAATATACAGCGGCGGTGTCATGGGTGAAGATACCGATATTCTGCGAAAGATGGATATCGGCCAGATCGACTCCTGCGGCTGTACCGCCCTGGGTATCCTGGCGGCGTCGCCGGAAACGTCCGTGCTGCTTCTGCCAGGGCTTTTCAACAACTACGATGAGGTGGATTACATTACCAAAAAATTCAGAAAAGAACTCGACAGCGCCTGCGAGAAACGGGGCTATATCCTGTCATCCCTTATCGATACCGGTAATTTTTATCTGTTTTCCAAAAACAAGATTTCAAGCCTGGCCGACATTAAAAAGCAGAAGGTGCTGACCTGGTTCGGCACCATGGAAACCACTTTTCTGGGCGAACTCGGAATTGACGCGACGCCCGTGGCCGTCCCTGAAATCGTCTCGGCCATGAGCACCGGGCTGGCCGATACCAATCTGGCGCCCGCGGCATGGATGCTCGGCATGCAGGCATATCAATACGTGAATTATTATGTCAAGCAGCCGCTGCTGTATTCCCCCGGCGCCGCGCTGGTCAGCATCAATACGAAAGACAGGCTGCGCAAGCAGTTTAACGTGTCCGAAACATTTGCGCTGAATATTCAGGAAATGCTCGTTTATGAGGTCAATACCCTGGAAGATGAGTGGAGGAAACAGAGCCGTGCCTATGAGGAAAAGAGCCTGGCGGCCTTTGAACAAAAATGCAACATAAAGCCCGTGACCCTGTCTCCTGAAGATATGGAGACGATCCGGAAGGCCGGCATCAAAACACGTGAAAAACTTGCCGGCCAGGCCTTTTCCAAGGAACTCATGGATCAGGTGCTGAAAGCGCTGGAAGAGTACAGAGCGCACAAAAAATAA
- a CDS encoding MFS transporter, which translates to MRESSGPEPIFYGWYIVAVAFIANFMSTGTGFYAFNAFLEPLCQAHGWTRTQVNMALVISTPFGFLGQFIYGTLIMRLGIKKLMMAGSLLGGVAFILLFQTSSLGLFYFFYVLLFFGNYAYGGIVANSAVNNWFIKKKGAALGIATSGISFSGAVLPIIAMALIFRMGMTGASVCLGAMVIALAPLFWLVVVDWPEKRGLFPDGGSSDPASAGKYSYPDPPPSAVGVTGAVPLPADGGRNRQTYWTLARLIRVPAFWQLGLAYAMAMMGVVGVMSQLKPRFVDVGFSDSTAMILMTVTAFVGAVGKYIWGVLCDSINPTRVVSAIMIANAVGLVAALAAHSAVAIGVFILLFGFAMGGVMATYPIIVADLFGRESFTAVFRFMAVFLVMQMAGYIIAGASFDLTGSYNRAYGIFIGLDLIAAVIVFSVRRPVL; encoded by the coding sequence ATGCGCGAGTCATCCGGTCCGGAGCCGATATTTTATGGATGGTATATTGTAGCAGTAGCGTTTATCGCCAATTTCATGTCTACCGGCACGGGGTTTTACGCCTTTAACGCCTTTCTGGAGCCCCTCTGCCAGGCCCACGGCTGGACCCGGACCCAGGTGAACATGGCGCTGGTCATCAGTACGCCGTTTGGATTTCTGGGACAGTTCATTTACGGCACACTGATCATGCGGCTGGGCATCAAAAAGCTGATGATGGCTGGATCACTGCTCGGCGGTGTCGCTTTTATTCTGCTTTTTCAGACATCCAGCCTGGGGCTGTTCTATTTTTTTTATGTGCTGCTGTTTTTCGGTAATTATGCCTATGGCGGCATCGTCGCCAATTCAGCCGTCAACAACTGGTTCATCAAAAAAAAAGGTGCGGCCCTGGGTATTGCCACCTCGGGCATCTCCTTTTCCGGGGCGGTTCTGCCGATTATCGCCATGGCGCTGATTTTCCGGATGGGGATGACCGGTGCATCCGTTTGTCTTGGAGCGATGGTTATCGCCTTGGCCCCCCTGTTCTGGCTGGTAGTGGTAGACTGGCCCGAAAAACGCGGTTTATTCCCGGATGGGGGGAGCAGTGACCCGGCCTCAGCGGGTAAGTATAGCTACCCCGATCCGCCGCCATCTGCCGTCGGCGTAACCGGCGCGGTTCCACTCCCGGCCGATGGCGGCCGCAACAGACAGACTTACTGGACCCTGGCTCGGTTGATCCGGGTTCCGGCGTTCTGGCAGCTGGGACTGGCCTATGCCATGGCCATGATGGGGGTGGTCGGCGTCATGTCCCAGTTAAAACCAAGATTTGTGGATGTGGGGTTCTCCGATTCAACCGCCATGATTTTAATGACCGTGACGGCGTTTGTCGGGGCAGTCGGAAAATATATCTGGGGGGTCCTGTGCGACTCCATCAACCCGACCCGGGTGGTTTCGGCCATCATGATCGCCAACGCCGTCGGTCTGGTGGCGGCACTGGCGGCGCATTCGGCCGTGGCGATCGGCGTGTTTATTCTCCTGTTCGGCTTTGCCATGGGAGGGGTAATGGCAACCTATCCCATTATCGTAGCGGATCTGTTTGGAAGAGAGTCGTTCACCGCGGTGTTCCGGTTCATGGCTGTTTTTCTGGTCATGCAGATGGCAGGTTACATCATTGCCGGAGCGAGCTTTGACCTGACCGGTTCCTATAACAGAGCTTACGGTATATTTATCGGCCTTGATTTGATCGCGGCGGTTATCGTGTTTTCGGTCCGGAGACCTGTATTATAA